The bacterium nucleotide sequence GAACGGCTTGATCTGGCGCCAGGTCCATTCCCGGGCCCCGGTCAGATAGGGGATGAACCAGTCAACGGCGCGACGCAGGGACCGCCCGGCAGACCCTTTCGCGGACCAGGCATCAAAGCCAAACCGTTGTCCAGAGACCGCCATATTGGTGAACGAGCAGAGCCCGAATGCCGTATAGTTCATGGAAATGGCCCGCACCAGCTCCTCAGGCTGACTCCCGTCCGGCTCTAATTGCATGTCCAGCCGCTCAGAAAAAATGGCGGCGATCCGGTCCCTGGCTTCCTGTTGCCGGCCGGTGAATTCAAGGAAGCAGGCGATGTCGGCCCAATACCAGGAGCCGTGATTATTCCGGCAGGCCGCCTCGTCCAACCCGTGTTGATGGGTCAGCAGCCAGTCGGTATAATCCCCGTACCATTTCTTGATGCCTGCCTCATGGGCGGCCGTCCAATGCGGGGAGGCCCCCAGGAGGCGGATGCAGTCCGTCAGGGGAACCAGATGCAGGTCTTCAATCACCCCGCCGAAGGAAACATAAACACCTTTACGTCCGTCCATGCCCGGAACCAGGCGGGGCGGGTAATCCGGCCAGAGCACCGCCACCTCGTCACCGGGGATGTATTGTGCAAATAACATCCGCGGCAGCATGCCGGTTTTCTCGTCCAGAAACCAGGTGTGAAGGAGACGAGCAGCATGGGCGGCAAAGCGTTCATCTCTGGTTATGGCATAGGCAATGGAGAGGGATTCAACATCCCGCACCATGTCGATAAAGCGGCCCCGGTCGGTCTGGTAACTCTCCGGATTAACCTGCCCGTCTTTGTAGCAATAGGGAAGCCCATCTTTTGAGGAGGGATTCGGCCAATAA carries:
- a CDS encoding alginate lyase family protein, giving the protein MKDAFRRDCLLIPDRFDQALLKSKQGAFAEVTRRLIKDAELALLTAPRSVLEKPILPPSGDRRDYLSLSIYYWPNPSSKDGLPYCYKDGQVNPESYQTDRGRFIDMVRDVESLSIAYAITRDERFAAHAARLLHTWFLDEKTGMLPRMLFAQYIPGDEVAVLWPDYPPRLVPGMDGRKGVYVSFGGVIEDLHLVPLTDCIRLLGASPHWTAAHEAGIKKWYGDYTDWLLTHQHGLDEAACRNNHGSWYWADIACFLEFTGRQQEARDRIAAIFSERLDMQLEPDGSQPEELVRAISMNYTAFGLCSFTNMAVSGQRFGFDAWSAKGSAGRSLRRAVDWFIPYLTGAREWTWRQIKPFDEIAVIGSLAACATRFPDGGYEDVLRQLPFLPPDHRFRLLYNLD